A DNA window from Anaerocolumna sp. AGMB13020 contains the following coding sequences:
- a CDS encoding aminopeptidase P family protein, with translation MVKERLQHLRALMAKNGIQAYLLPTSDFHESEYVGDYFKSRKYLSGFTGSAGSVVVTLETAGLWTDGRYFIQAARELADSGITLYKMGEEGVPTLEEFLVDSLKEGDVLGFDGRVVNARLGLRLSEKLSSRKISISYEKDLVDEIWTDRPSLPTTPAFLLEEKYSGKSTVLKLEAVRIEMQKKQAKYHIITSLDDIAWLFNIRGGDIAYNPVVLSYAVIDSEKAYLFLDERKLSAEIKKELENAGVEIKDYFEIYEFVKTLPKTEKILLDTAKVNYAIYKNLGTDAAIIDAPNPTVLFKAIKNPVELENLRKAHIKDGVAVTKFIYWLKQNIGKTEITEVSASDFLEAKRREQDGCIDLSFDTISAYNANAAMMHYKATEESHAVLKPEGILLVDSGGQYYEGTTDITRTIVLGEISHEIKKHFTAVLRSMLNLSDARFLHGCIGLNLDILARGPIWDMDLDYKCGTGHGVGYLLNVHEAPNGFRWKKVPERDDGCVLEEGMVTTDEPGVYIEGSHGIRTENELICHKGVKNEYGQFMYFEHLTFAPIDLEAVDTVYMTSKEIDSLNRYHKEVYEKLSPYLTDEENLWLKEATREI, from the coding sequence ATGGTAAAAGAAAGATTACAGCATTTAAGAGCCCTAATGGCAAAGAACGGCATTCAGGCTTATCTGCTTCCCACTTCTGATTTTCATGAATCAGAGTATGTAGGAGATTACTTTAAGTCAAGAAAATATTTATCCGGTTTTACCGGCTCAGCAGGAAGTGTAGTGGTTACTCTGGAAACCGCAGGTCTTTGGACCGACGGAAGATATTTCATCCAGGCTGCAAGAGAACTGGCTGACTCCGGTATAACTCTTTATAAAATGGGCGAAGAAGGCGTTCCAACGCTGGAAGAGTTCCTCGTTGATTCCTTAAAAGAAGGAGATGTTTTAGGTTTTGACGGCAGAGTCGTTAATGCCCGACTTGGTCTTCGTTTAAGTGAAAAGTTATCTTCCAGGAAAATTTCAATTTCCTATGAAAAAGATCTGGTAGATGAGATTTGGACTGACCGCCCATCCCTGCCTACAACCCCTGCTTTTCTGTTAGAGGAAAAATACTCCGGTAAATCCACTGTTTTAAAACTGGAAGCGGTAAGAATTGAAATGCAGAAAAAGCAGGCTAAGTATCACATCATAACCTCACTGGATGATATCGCCTGGCTGTTCAATATCCGGGGCGGTGATATCGCTTATAATCCCGTAGTACTCTCCTATGCAGTCATTGACAGTGAGAAAGCTTATCTTTTTCTGGATGAACGTAAACTTTCAGCAGAAATCAAAAAGGAACTTGAAAACGCCGGCGTAGAGATAAAGGATTATTTTGAAATTTATGAATTCGTTAAAACCTTGCCTAAAACTGAAAAGATCTTATTGGATACAGCAAAAGTCAATTACGCAATTTATAAAAACCTCGGCACTGATGCTGCTATTATTGATGCCCCAAATCCTACGGTATTGTTTAAAGCGATTAAGAATCCCGTCGAGCTTGAGAATTTGCGTAAGGCTCATATTAAAGACGGTGTTGCCGTAACCAAGTTTATCTATTGGTTAAAACAGAACATTGGCAAGACAGAAATCACCGAAGTCAGCGCCAGTGATTTCCTGGAAGCTAAAAGACGTGAGCAGGATGGCTGCATTGATTTAAGCTTTGACACCATCAGCGCTTACAACGCAAATGCTGCCATGATGCACTATAAAGCTACAGAAGAAAGTCATGCGGTATTAAAACCGGAAGGAATTCTCTTAGTTGACTCCGGTGGTCAATATTATGAGGGTACCACCGATATAACCAGAACCATTGTTCTTGGAGAAATCAGCCATGAGATCAAAAAGCATTTTACAGCTGTTCTAAGAAGTATGCTTAACCTTTCTGATGCCAGATTTCTTCATGGCTGTATCGGTCTGAACTTAGATATTCTTGCAAGAGGCCCCATCTGGGACATGGATCTGGATTATAAATGCGGTACCGGTCATGGTGTGGGATATCTCCTGAATGTCCATGAAGCTCCTAACGGTTTCCGTTGGAAAAAGGTACCTGAAAGAGATGACGGCTGTGTTCTGGAAGAAGGTATGGTTACTACAGATGAACCCGGTGTTTATATTGAAGGAAGCCATGGTATCCGTACAGAAAACGAATTGATCTGCCATAAAGGCGTTAAAAACGAATATGGTCAGTTCATGTATTTCGAGCATCTTACCTTTGCCCCTATTGATCTGGAGGCTGTGGATACTGTTTATATGACCAGCAAAGAAATAGACAGTCTGAATCGCTATCACAAAGAAGTTTATGAAAAACTGTCTCCTTATCTGACTGACGAGGAGAATCTCTGGTTAAAAGAAGCAACCAGAGAAATCTAA
- a CDS encoding peptidylprolyl isomerase has translation MAEKNPIVTIEMENGGLIKLELYPDIAPNTVKNFISLVQKNYYDGLIFHRVIRGFMIQGGDPEGTGMGGPGYSIKGEFSYNQFENNLKHSAGVISMARSQMPNSAGSQFFIMHKDSPHLDGSYAAFGKVTEGLEVVNAIADERTDYSDRPLTPQVMKKVTVELFGEEYGEPEKM, from the coding sequence ATGGCAGAAAAAAATCCTATCGTAACAATTGAAATGGAAAATGGCGGTCTTATCAAACTGGAGTTATATCCTGATATCGCTCCAAATACAGTTAAGAACTTTATATCTTTAGTTCAGAAAAACTATTATGACGGGCTGATCTTCCACAGAGTTATCCGTGGTTTTATGATTCAGGGCGGCGATCCGGAAGGAACCGGCATGGGTGGTCCCGGATATTCTATTAAAGGAGAATTTTCATACAACCAATTTGAAAATAATTTAAAGCATTCTGCAGGTGTTATTTCCATGGCAAGATCCCAGATGCCTAACTCAGCAGGTTCCCAGTTCTTCATCATGCATAAGGACAGCCCTCATCTGGACGGCTCCTACGCGGCTTTCGGTAAGGTAACAGAAGGACTTGAGGTTGTAAATGCAATTGCTGATGAAAGAACCGACTATTCCGACAGACCCTTAACTCCTCAGGTTATGAAAAAAGTAACCGTTGAATTATTCGGAGAAGAATACGGCGAACCTGAAAAAATGTAA
- a CDS encoding trans-sulfuration enzyme family protein: MDFTTRCIHGAIDKTQVTGAVTIPIYQAATFAHPGVGQSTGYDYSRLQNPTREHLEKIIANLEDGIDAIAFSTGMAAETALMELFSIGDHIIASEDLYGGTIRLFEHINKKNGLTFDYLDTSDLTKLRSLIRKETKAIYLETPTNPMMQVTDIQAVSKIAKENNLLLIVDNTFLTPYYQRPLTLGADIVIHSGTKYLSGHNDTLSGFLVTNRADLSEQLRFIYKTTGACLSPFDSWLMIRGIKTLAVRMDRQSQNALELAQFLEGHAKVKKVFYIGLKDHPGYETSIRQTTGFGSMISFEVDSEATAKQILERVSVILFAESLGGTETLITYPMIQTHADVPMEERIARGINGCLLRMSVGLENVQDLIQDLNNAFAV, from the coding sequence ATGGATTTTACTACCCGCTGCATACATGGAGCAATTGACAAAACACAAGTTACCGGTGCGGTAACCATCCCCATCTATCAAGCAGCTACCTTTGCTCATCCAGGAGTCGGACAGAGTACGGGTTATGATTATTCCCGACTTCAGAATCCTACCAGAGAACACCTGGAGAAAATCATTGCCAATCTGGAAGACGGGATTGATGCCATTGCCTTTAGTACCGGTATGGCTGCTGAGACTGCCTTGATGGAACTCTTCTCCATTGGTGACCACATTATTGCATCAGAAGATCTATACGGTGGAACCATACGTCTGTTTGAACATATCAACAAGAAAAATGGGCTGACCTTTGATTACCTGGATACCTCTGATCTTACAAAGCTACGTTCTCTCATTCGGAAGGAAACCAAAGCTATTTACCTTGAAACACCTACTAATCCCATGATGCAGGTAACGGATATCCAGGCTGTTTCTAAAATTGCCAAAGAAAACAATCTGCTATTGATTGTAGACAATACTTTCCTGACGCCTTATTACCAGCGTCCTTTAACACTGGGTGCAGATATTGTAATTCACAGCGGTACAAAGTATTTAAGCGGACACAATGATACCCTTTCCGGCTTTTTGGTCACAAACCGGGCTGACTTATCTGAACAGCTTCGTTTTATCTATAAGACAACCGGTGCCTGTCTCTCTCCTTTTGACAGCTGGTTGATGATTAGAGGAATCAAAACTCTTGCCGTGAGAATGGACCGCCAATCTCAAAATGCCCTTGAGTTAGCACAATTCCTTGAAGGTCATGCTAAAGTCAAAAAGGTATTTTACATTGGCCTGAAAGATCATCCCGGCTATGAAACCTCAATCAGGCAAACCACCGGTTTCGGCTCTATGATCAGCTTTGAGGTGGACTCAGAAGCTACGGCAAAACAGATTCTTGAACGGGTATCCGTAATACTTTTTGCCGAGAGTCTTGGCGGTACTGAAACCCTGATAACCTACCCTATGATCCAGACCCATGCAGATGTTCCCATGGAGGAACGTATAGCAAGAGGTATTAACGGCTGCTTGCTTCGTATGTCCGTAGGGCTGGAGAATGTTCAGGATCTGATACAGGATTTAAATAATGCTTTCGCTGTATGA
- a CDS encoding MalY/PatB family protein has product MPYDFDQLIDRRNTNSLKYDFAKERGKRENLLPMWVADMDFSTPPEVTEALIDAARHGIFGYSDVKEDYFQVLKSWFASHYNWSIERKWLVKTPGVVFAIAMAVRSLTKEGDSILIQRPVYYPFSEAILSNNRKLINNPLIYENGTYSIDYEDFEGKIIDNQVKLFILCNPHNPVGRVLTEKELTLLGDICVKHGVLVVSDEIHADFIHPGHCHTAFASVKEEYANISVTCTAPSKTFNLAGLQVSNVFIPNPSLKKKFKAEINKSGYSQLNTMGLIACKAAYQYGEEWLEELKAYIYDNILTAREFIEKEIPVLKVIDTEGTYLFWVDFNELGMEEADLEDFITEKAGLWLDGGTMFGPEGKGFQRFNLACPKSTLLKALNQLRDAINSL; this is encoded by the coding sequence ATGCCATACGATTTTGACCAATTAATTGACCGCAGGAATACGAATTCTTTAAAATATGATTTTGCAAAAGAGCGTGGAAAAAGAGAGAATCTGCTGCCTATGTGGGTTGCGGATATGGATTTTTCCACTCCCCCCGAGGTAACCGAAGCCCTGATAGATGCTGCAAGACATGGAATCTTTGGATATTCTGATGTTAAGGAGGATTACTTTCAGGTTCTGAAAAGCTGGTTTGCTTCCCATTATAACTGGAGCATTGAGAGAAAATGGCTTGTGAAAACTCCCGGTGTCGTATTTGCCATAGCGATGGCAGTACGCTCACTCACCAAAGAAGGTGATTCTATTCTGATACAGAGACCGGTTTATTATCCTTTCTCTGAGGCTATCTTAAGCAATAATCGAAAGCTCATAAATAATCCTCTTATCTATGAGAATGGCACTTATAGTATTGACTATGAAGATTTCGAAGGTAAGATCATTGACAATCAGGTTAAATTGTTTATATTATGCAATCCTCACAACCCAGTGGGCAGAGTGCTGACAGAAAAGGAGCTTACCCTCTTGGGCGATATCTGTGTTAAACATGGTGTTTTAGTAGTTTCCGATGAGATTCATGCGGATTTTATTCATCCTGGACACTGTCATACTGCATTTGCCTCTGTCAAAGAGGAATATGCTAATATTTCAGTCACCTGCACTGCACCCAGCAAGACCTTTAACCTGGCAGGTTTACAGGTTTCCAACGTATTTATACCCAATCCTTCTCTTAAGAAAAAATTCAAAGCAGAAATCAATAAGTCCGGCTACAGCCAGTTAAACACCATGGGGCTTATTGCCTGCAAAGCTGCTTACCAGTATGGGGAAGAATGGTTAGAGGAGCTTAAAGCGTATATTTACGATAATATCCTTACAGCCAGAGAATTTATTGAAAAGGAAATTCCTGTTCTGAAGGTGATTGATACAGAAGGTACCTACCTGTTCTGGGTAGATTTTAACGAACTTGGTATGGAGGAAGCCGACTTAGAGGACTTTATAACCGAGAAAGCCGGACTTTGGCTGGATGGAGGTACCATGTTCGGTCCTGAGGGAAAAGGCTTTCAACGTTTTAATCTGGCCTGCCCGAAATCAACACTTTTAAAAGCGTTAAACCAGCTTAGGGATGCTATTAATTCCTTATAA
- a CDS encoding DUF2087 domain-containing protein — translation MEGKNKDFNINEMKQGYSYLEEEGKYTCSYCQKEFYKGEVYPIGERFYEAQKGAMLHVHMEHGKPFELLLQSDSKYLTLTDNQKQILTLLEAGLSDNEIAKQLGVTPSTVRHQKFMFREKAKQAKMFLAVYELAQEHNTGGDRLVPIHSKAKMVDDRYITTEEEKEKILETAFSSLNPLKLKHFPAKEKKKIVILKKITESFSVGKRYKEKELNQILKEIYDDYPTLRRYMIEYGFMGRTDDCREYWLTQG, via the coding sequence ATGGAAGGTAAAAATAAGGATTTCAATATAAATGAAATGAAGCAGGGGTATTCTTACTTGGAAGAAGAGGGCAAATATACCTGCAGTTATTGTCAAAAGGAGTTTTACAAGGGTGAGGTATATCCTATCGGTGAACGTTTTTATGAGGCACAAAAAGGAGCTATGCTTCATGTACACATGGAGCATGGAAAACCTTTTGAGCTTCTTTTGCAGTCAGACAGCAAGTATCTGACTTTGACCGATAATCAGAAGCAGATATTAACCCTGTTAGAAGCAGGGCTTAGTGATAACGAAATTGCGAAACAGCTGGGGGTTACACCCTCTACCGTAAGACACCAGAAATTTATGTTCCGGGAAAAAGCAAAGCAGGCAAAAATGTTTCTGGCAGTATACGAGCTGGCGCAGGAACATAATACGGGCGGAGACAGGCTGGTCCCAATTCACTCAAAGGCAAAAATGGTGGATGACAGATACATTACGACGGAAGAGGAAAAAGAGAAGATACTGGAAACTGCCTTCTCCTCGCTTAATCCTTTGAAGTTAAAGCATTTTCCGGCCAAAGAAAAGAAAAAAATCGTCATACTAAAAAAGATAACCGAATCCTTTTCCGTAGGCAAACGTTATAAGGAAAAAGAGCTTAATCAGATTCTAAAAGAGATCTATGACGACTACCCTACTCTTAGGAGATACATGATAGAATACGGTTTTATGGGCAGAACCGATGACTGCAGGGAATATTGGTTAACGCAGGGATAA